A single genomic interval of Malania oleifera isolate guangnan ecotype guangnan chromosome 11, ASM2987363v1, whole genome shotgun sequence harbors:
- the LOC131168154 gene encoding glucomannan 4-beta-mannosyltransferase 9, producing MDRLSTTALLPDAFQGTRDDIAMQMGLIWGQIKAPLIVPLLRIAVVLCLIMSLMLFVERVYMSIVIILVKFFGRKPEKRYKWEPIKDDAELGNSSYPMVLVQIPMYNEREVYQLSIGAACGLSWPSDRIIIQILDDSTDSTVKDLVELECQRWASKGINIKYEIRGSRSGYKAGALKEGLKHSYVKQCDFVAIFDADFQPEPDFLWRTIPFLLHNPRLALVQARWKFVNSDECLMTRMQEMSLDYHFTVEQEVGSSTYAFFGFNGTAGVWRIAALNEAGGWKDRTTVEDMDLAVRASLKGWKFLYLGSLMVKNELPSTFKAYRYQQHRWSCGPANLFRKMVMEIIRNKRVSLWKKVHVIYSFFLVRKIIAHIVTFVFYCVVLPATVLVPEVEVPKWGSVYIPSIITLLNAVGTPRSLHLMVFWILFENVMSLHRTKATFIGLLEAGRVNEWIVTEKLGDALKAKAAALKAPKKPRFRIGERLHLLELGAGAYLFFCGCYDVFFGKNHYFLYLYVQAIAFFIAGFGYMGTFVPNS from the exons ATGGATCGGCTTTCGACGACGGCTCTTCTACCGGATGCGTTTCAAGGGACAAGAGATGACATTGCGATGCAAATGGGATTGATTTGGGGTCAGATCAAAGCCCCGTTGATAGTCCCTCTCCTGAGAATCGCAGTTGTCCTGTGCCTGATCATGTCTCTAATGCTCTTCGTCGAGAGGGTTTACATGAGTATTGTCATCATTCTGGTCAAGTTCTTCGGCAGAAAACCAGAAAAACGTTACAAATGGGAGCCCATAAAAGACGACGCAGAGCTCGGCAATTCGTCCTATCCCATGGTCCTTGTCCAAATCCCAATGTACAACGAAAGAGAG GTTTATCAGCTCTCCATAGGAGCTGCATGCGGCCTTTCATGGCCGTCTGATCGTATCATAATCCAAATTCTCGACGATTCTACAGACTCAACTGTGAAG GATTTGGTGGAGTTGGAGTGCCAGAGGTGGGCGAGCAAAGGGATCAACATTAAATACGAGATAAGAGGCAGCCGGAGCGGCTACAAAGCAGGGGCTCTGAAGGAAGGGTTGAAGCACAGCTACGTGAAGCAGTGCGACTTCGTCGCCATCTTCGACGCCGATTTCCAACCCGAACCCGATTTCCTCTGGCGGACCATCCCTTTTCTCCTCCACAATCCTCGTCTCGCCCTCGTTCAGGCACGCTGGAAATTCG TGAACTCGGACGAGTGCTTGATGACAAGAATGCAGGAGATGTCCTTGGATTACCATTTCACCGTGGAACAAGAGGTGGGCTCCTCCACCTACGCCTTTTTCGGCTTCAACG GGACGGCGGGCGTATGGAGAATTGCAGCACTTAATGAGGCTGGAGGATGGAAGGACCGGACTACGGTGGAGGATATGGACCTGGCCGTCCGAGCCAGTCTCAAGGGCTGGAAATTTTTGTACCTTGGTTCTCTCATG GTGAAAAATGAATTGCCAAGCACGTTCAAGGCTTATCGCTACCAGCAACATCGGTGGTCTTGCGGTCCTGCTAACCTTTTCAGGAAAATGGTAATGGAGATCATAAGAAACAAG AGAGTGTCATTGTGGAAGAAAGTCCATGTGATTTACAGCTTCTTCCTTGTTAGGAAAATCATAGCCCACATTGTCACATTTGTGTTTTACTGCGTGGTATTGCCAGCCACTGTTTTGGTACCAGAAGTTGAGGTCCCAAAGTGGGGATCTGTCTATATCCCTTCCATCATTACCCTCCTCAATGCAGTTGGAACTCCAAG GTCACTACACTTGATGGTTTTCTGGATCCTTTTTGAGAACGTTATGTCTCTGCATCGAACCAAGGCTACTTTTATTGGTCTGTTGGAGGCTGGTCGGGTGAACGAATGGATTGTGACCGAGAAGCTAGGTGATGCTCTGAAGGCCAAAGCAGCAGCCCTCAAAGCGCCTAAGAAACCTCGATTCAGGATTGGAGAAAG GCTCCATTTGTTAGAGCTCGGGGCTGGAGCTTACCTTTTCTTCTGTGGCTGTTACGATGTTTTTTTCGGAAAGAACCACTACTTTCTATACCTTTACGTTCAAGCCATTGCCTTCTTCATCGCCGGATTTGGTTACATGGGCACCTTTGTCCCAAACTCTTAG